The Podospora bellae-mahoneyi strain CBS 112042 chromosome 7, whole genome shotgun sequence genome includes a window with the following:
- a CDS encoding hypothetical protein (EggNog:ENOG503P0GC; COG:S), with the protein MKLAQSSGKALVCLGLLAGFAAAGGLGPAKRDEVTPSTTVTPTRTLTEAGSETTRSIDPSGSPVIGTLNPSSTLPPSANSTVDPASLFNTSALDAPLPDDQLPLQPVITPGWAVSGAIMLITGFVYAIVGIKTKWLHTFFSTAYLASLGTTALILYVMVPPVSDAVQGAYVVAAVCTGAVLGGLAIVFKELTECLAGLLGGFCLSMWLLTLQPGGLVPSTVGKVLFIASFTFSGFGVYFVPWTQIRAYALIACISFSGATVTVLGIDCFTRAGLKEFWAYIWALNDKLFPLGANNYPLTRGIRVELAVIILIFLAGIVSQLRLWRLIKDRRSKREEEIAEGERNLRIEEEIIGRQVEEMTARELRRWERIYGENTPTHQASDSALGDMDDEKRIRHSSATLAYSRRTKSPTDTDGIVAAEVYVDPLANPTPSERADMNETVIARDVGDGRRFTVRISEDELRGCSTPEVTSSHTHDGHMRRESYIMINSRRSSQLNSQRNSLHTPEVPILSLPFQLSNAKSEEDRSSFAATCADEEGRENVPGPRIRNSTAEKLAERLSSGSAKLLRGLSRRSAHSKRGIIEGVGESAEELAVESVQNRDDLDSLAAVLDDLSSLGEVSATPSPTTDVKMELPAWKSKSQSAESSTPGAKRTEAAVPEMKQEEETSLSSKEVSDMIPEIPTRLSDVDVLAIAESRSAKSSPALEQGGFVPEEKNPAPLPQFQADSAVEKKMDPDEDSSRADPVGSPKRDEDGAKDGDDAAVRGESLDSVAASLTRGNLPPALSRVALCYRTNEWAKHLSVAEIPDPDELQQEIVAAQDGSDEEPAPLDVVDLQQTAENATIPPYAPRSASAMSNYTGQPVSRSSSRTSFSAYPDSNASAIQPGSSPDLQQGKLNGLYRSSSMTGVMLKGRNSRLIAEPIAEEGDHEPTEHFSAPFPSDTTWTMPNTNSASAVPHGLLSSTSVPNMTRISQQSLYSPPTLMGVRETLLRNKASGSIYAQTAEPIPYGIPTFPVARPSSDHESLHSHSAPNNVPSDCSSPAVGVDLDDLPLSQRRALIRQSSMPMQPQQALIRQRSGLRSPTPPATSHPSPSATTESTTFDSHQPLRHSTVPTEAVRQAQLANFRNSVQADLRANARPKTLARHRSVGGDGFHHGPPLSGGLLNLGSTTSMTSLKGAFRSVGDWHSGNTPGNSVEAQRNIDIQRGVMMEQKEAEAARLESTRLEREGRQREFEERMRRDRGMLEAHRDAMRRIQRGVRDV; encoded by the exons ATGAAGCTTGCACAGAGCTCTGGAAAAGCTCTGGTTTGTCTGGGGCTTCTGGCTGGCTTCGCTGCTGCGGGTGGTCTCGGGCCAGCAAAGCGAGACGAAGTGACCCCCTCGACAACGGTCACGCCGACTCGGACGTTGACAGAGGCCGGATCGGAAACGACAAGGTCAATCGACCCCTCTGGCTCTCCGGTCATTGGTACCCTAAATCCCTCGTCCACCTTGCCGCCTTCTGCCAACTCAACTGTTGATCCGGCCTCTCTGTTCAACACCAGCGCCCTCGATG CTCCACTTCCAGATGACCAACTTCCCCTACAGCCTGTCATCACCCCTGGATGGGCTGTTTCCGGTGCCATTATGCTCATCACCGGCTTCGTCTATGCTATCGTGGGGATCAAGACAAAATGGCTACACACCTTTTTCTCAACCGCCTACCTGGCAAGTTTAGGGACAACAGCGCTGATCTTGTACGTCATGGTGCCACCTGTCAGTGACGCTGTCCAAGGAGCATACGTGGTAGCAGCTGTCTGCACCGGAGCTGTTCTCGGTGGCCTTGCCATCGTTTTTAAAGAACTCACCGAGTGTCTGGCCGGTCTTCTGGGAGGCTTTTGTCTCAGCATGTGGCTGCTGACTCTTCAGCCCGGTGGACTTGTCCCATCAACTGTTGGCAAGGTTTTGTTCATTGCCTCGTTCACCTTCTCAGGCTTCGGGGTGTACTTTGTGCCATGGACTCAGATTCGGGCATATGCACTTATCGCATGTATTTCCTTCTCAGGGGCCACCGTGACTGTTCTCGGAATCGATTGCTTCACTCGCGCTGGTCTTAAGGAGTTTTGGGCGTACATTTGGGCACTCAACGACAAGCTGTTTCCCCTTGGCGCGAATAACTACCCACTTACGCGCGGCATTCGGGTTGAACTCGCTGTCATAATactcatcttcctcgccggcATTGTTTCTCAGCTCAGGCTCTGGCGTCTCATCAAAGACCGTCGAAGCAAacgtgaggaggagattgccgAAGGAGAGCGGAACCTTCGTATCGAAGAGGAGATCATCGGCCGCCAAGTCGAGGAGATGACGGCTCGCGAGCTCCGTCGTTGGGAGCGTATCTATGGCGAGAACACCCCGACCCACCAGGCCTCCGACTCGGCATTGGGCGATATGGATGACGAGAAGCGGATTCGTCACAGCTCTGCCACTCTGGCCTACTCGAGACGCACCAAGTCCCCGACTGATACTGATGGGATTGTAGCGGCCGAGGTATATGTCGACCCTCTGGCGAACCCTACGCCATCGGAGAGGGCCGACATGAATGAGACTGTTATCGCCAGAGACGTCGGCGATGGGAGAAGATTCACGGTCAGGATTAGTGAGGACGAGCTTCGCGGGTGCTCGACCCCTGAGGTTACCTCTTCGCACACTCACGATGGTCATATGAGACGCGAGAGTTATATCATGATAAATTCCAGACGCAGCTCACAACTTAACTCTCAACGAAACTCGCTTCACACCCCTGAGGTTCCCATTCTCAGTCTGCCTTTCCAGCTGTCCAATGCCAAAAGCGAGGAGGATCGTTCCTCGTTTGCTGCAACCTGTGCCGACGAGGAAGGCCGGGAGAATGTACCTGGACCTCGGATTAGAAATTCAACGGCGGAAAAGCTTGCCGAGAGACTGTCGAGTGGTTCGGCCAAGCTGCTTAGGGGCCTTTCCCGGCGGTCTGCCCACAGCAAGCGTGGGATCATCGAGGGAGTGGGCGAAAGCGCAGAAGAGTTGGCTGTCGAGTCTGTCCAAAATAGGGACGACCTCGACTCTCTTGCTGCGGTTTTGGACGACTTGAGCTCTCTGGGAGAAGTCTCAGcgacaccatcgccaactACTGATGTGAAAATGGAACTGCCCGCCTGGAAATCAAAATCCCAGTCGGCCGAGTCTAGTACGCCGGGAGCCAAAAGGACAGAGGCGGCAGTCCCCGAGATGaaacaagaggaggaaacgTCGCTGAGCTCTAAGGAGGTTAGTGATATGATTCCTGAGATACCTACAAGGCTCTCCGACGTGGACGTGCTTGCTATTGCCGAGTCACGCTCGGCCAAGTCCTCGCCGGCTCTTGAACAAGGAGGCTTTGTTCCTGAAGAAAAGAATCCTGCACCCTTACCGCAATTCCAGGCTGACTCCGCggtcgagaagaagatggatcCTGACGAGGACAGCTCGCGGGCGGACCCTGTGGGAAGCCCCAAGCGTGATGAGGACGGTGCAaaagatggggatgatgCTGCGGTCAGAGGGGAATCATTGGATTCCGTTGCCGCCAGTCTGACGAGAGGGAATCTTCCACCAGCCTTGTCCCGAGTAGCATTGTGTTATCGTACAAATGAGTGGGCGAAACACCTGAGTGTGGCTGAGATCCCTGACCCAGATGAGCTCCAGCAAGAGATCGTTGCAGCACAAGACGGCTCAGACGAAGAACCGGCGCCCCTTGACGTTGTCGACCTTCAGCAAACAGCCGAGAATGCGACCATTCCTCCATACGCCCCTCGATCGGCTAGCGCCATGTCAAACTACACAGGCCAACCTGTCAGCAGGAGCAGTTCCAGGACATCGTTCTCGGCGTATCCAGATTCGAATGCCTCTGCTATCCAGCCTGGCTCTTCGCCTGACCTGCAGCAAGGAAAGTTGAACGGTCTCTATCGCTCCTCTTCCATGACGGGCGTGATGCTCAAGGGGCGAAATTCGAGACTTATCGCCGAGCCCATCGCGGAAGAGGGCGATCATGAGCCAACTGAACACTTTTCagccccctttccctcaGATACAACCTGGACCATGCCGAACACAAACTCGGCATCTGCGGTCCCTCATGGGCTGTTGTCTTCAACCTCGGTCCCGAACATGACACGGATCAGCCAACAATCCTTGTACTCTCCGCCTACTCTCATGGGTGTGCGCGAGACGCTCCTCCGCAATAAAGCGTCTGGGTCAATCTACGCTCAGACTGCTGAACCAATTCCCTACGGAATACCAACCTTTCCTGTCGCAAGGCCTTCCTCTGACCACGAGAGTCTGCACAGCCACTCTGCACCTAACAATGTCCCTAGCGATTGCTCCAGCCCAGCAGTCGGCGTCGACCTCGATGACCTGCCACTATCCCAACGCCGTGCGTTGATCCGACAGAGCAGTATGCCTATGCAGCCCCAGCAGGCGCTTATACGCCAGCGTTCAGGGTTGCGAAGTCCTACGCCACCTGCCACCTCTCACCCTTCCCCATCCGCAACAACAGAGTCTACCACTTTCGACTCACACCAGCCTCTGCGTCACAGCACAGTACCCACCGAAGCTGTTCGCCAGGCGCAGCTCGCCAACTTCCGCAACAGCGTCCAAGCTGACCTCCGGGCCAACGCACGGCCAAAGACGTTGGCCCGACACAGGTCTGTcggaggtgatggcttcCACCACGGCCCGCCTCTTTCGGGGGGGTTGCTTAATTTAGGAAGTACCACCTCCATGACCAGTCTCAAGGGTGCTTTCCGATCCGTAGGAGATTGGCACAGTGGAAACACCCCTGGGAATAGTGTTGAAGCCCAGAGGAACATTGACATTCAACGcggggtgatgatggagcaaaaggaggccgaggcggcgaggCTGGAGAGCACGAGactggagagggaggggaggcagagggagtttgaggagcggatgaggagggatcGGGGGATGTTGGAGGCGCACCGGGATGCCATGAGGAGGATACAGAGGGGTGTGAGGGATGTTTGA
- a CDS encoding hypothetical protein (EggNog:ENOG503NWMB; COG:U), with product MTNLETERHRLPGDDNNTKMYLHPASSPPLTGRAWPGWLPSFSNDAGGGHDDGDHPDKDLQNWSSLIGIITAICGNVLIALALNVQRYAHIRLHRHKVAMRERARQALKHANSASQSSGLGGYGAAETSHSDGVLSEISEETRNLTETDPLTHLFRSDDSRWSGSSDSDEAKVPSTYLKDPYWWLGQVLITVGEMGNFLAYGFAPASIVSPLGVVALVSNCVIAPIFFKEIFRQRDFWGVVIAIGGAVTVVLSADSEETKMGPHEVWDAITTMEFKIYMGASCGLIALLMYISPRYGNRTILIDLGLVGLFGGYTALSTKGVSSMLSSTLLGAFTTPVTYVLLFVLLSTAIMQVRFLNKALQRFDSTQVIPIQFVLFTLSVIIGSAVLYRDFERTTKERAAKFIGGCLLTFFGVFLITSGRPRHDDEDEAALSDAEGIEETIGLSNQDPGTNSLARTSSRRGSDSAVVGRSRRSSRVSFTNKPLAALSKQKPSLINEDDYDEDHEDAPLLGPWRDSTPPNHNHFRHPGMGAHTISSDSVPSVIPSAAVSDADHNPLVTLSSTPPPITTIPPTTPRSHPHPRIFTTVGVTAGGNPVISPSPFSTTLTAVVTDKLLSHLEGSPTQLLPTHKRNRPSLRNSLFVPSEEVSDTEQGQGQGQQTVSAGVESTGNETGFIRRRARSLSHTLGEFLGVSAAPSRAASQSEEDGGVLARARTSGGEGRRGYNSVETL from the exons ATGACCAACCTCGAAACCGAGCGACACCG TTTGCCGGGggacgacaacaacaccaagatgtACCTCCACCCAGCTTCGAGTCCGCCATTAACAGGCCGCGCCTGGCCCGGCTGGCTACCCTCCTTTTCCAACGATGCTGGCGGTGGGCATGACGATGGGGACCATCCCGACAAGGATCTCCAGAATTGGTCGAGTCTAATCGGCATAATAACCGCCATCTGCGGCAATGTCCTCATTGCTCTGGCTCTCAACGTCCAGCGGTATGCGCATATTCGGTTACACAGACACAAAGTGGCAATGCGGGAGCGCGCAAGGCAGGCACTGAAGCATGCCAATTCTGCGTCGCAAAGCTCTGGACTAGGGGGCTATGGAGCGGCCGAGACATCCCACTCGGACGGTGTGCTGAGTGAGATCAGTGAAGAAACCCGTAATTTGACCGAGACGGACCCCCTCACGCACTTGTTCAGGTCCGACGACTCTCGCTGGAGCGGAAGCTCTGACAGTGACGAAGCCAAGGTCCCCTCGACGTATCTCAAGGACCCTTACTGGTGGTTGGGGCAGGTTCTCATCACGGTGGGTGAGATGGGCAACTTTTTGGCCTATGGCTTTGCGCCGGCGTCTATTGTCAGCCCGCTCGGCGTGGTTGCTCTTGTTTCGAATTGTGTGATAGCGCCCATCTTTTTCAAGGAGATATTCCGCCAACGCGATTTCTGGGGTGTCGTTATTGCTATTGGAGGCGCGGTCACGGTGGTCTTGAGCGCAGATTCGGAGGAGACCAAGATGGGGCCGCACGAGGTGTGggatgccatcaccaccatggaGTTCAAGATTTATATGGGCGCCAGCTGCGGTCTGATTGCGCTGTTGATGTATATCAGCCCTCGGTACGGGAATCGTACCATTCTTATCGATTTGGGCCTGGTTGGCTTGTTTGGAGGCTACACAGCGCTTTCAACCAAGGGTGTATCCTCGATGCTCTCCTCAACCCTCCTCGGTGCTTTCACCACTCCAGTCACCTATGTCcttctcttcgtcctcctctcaaCGGCCATCATGCAGGTCCGCTTCCTCAACAAGGCCCTCCAGAGATTCGACTCCACCCAAGTCATCCCGATCCAATTCGTCCTGTTCACGCTCTCCGTCATCATCGGCAGCGCTGTCCTCTACCGCGACTTTGAGCGCACTACCAAGGAACGCGCCGCCAAATTCATCGGTGGCTGTCTCCTCACCTTTTTCGGCGTCTTCCTCATTACGAGCGGCCGGCCCCgccacgacgacgaagacgaagccGCCCTCTCCGACGCCGAAGGCATAGAAGAAACCATCGGTCTCTCCAACCAAGATCCCGGCACCAACTCCCTTGCCCGGACCTCCTCCCGCAGAGGTAGCGACTCGGCAGTTGTAGGACGATCCAGGCGGTCGTCCCGCGTGAGCTTCACAAACAAACCCTTAGCCGCCCTTTCCAAGCAGAAACCCTCTCTCATCAACGAGGACGATTACGATGAAGACCACGAGGATGCGCCTTTGTTAGGCCCATGGAGGGACAGCACGCCCCCTAATCATAACCATTTCCGCCACCCAGGGATGGGGGCACATACCATTTCTTCGGATTCCGTTCCCTCCGTTATACCGTCAGCGGCAGTCTCAGATGCAGACCATAACCCATTGGTGACTTTATCTtcaactcccccaccaataaccaccatcccacctACCACACCCAGAAGCCACCCTCATCCGAGGATCTTCACCACAGTAGGCGTAACAGCGGGAGGAAACCCAGTTatttccccctctcccttctccaccaccttgacagCAGTGGTGACAGACAAATTGTTATCACACCTGGAAGGgtccccaacccaactcctcccaacccacaaaCGAAACCGACCTTCTCTCAGAAACAGCCTTTTTGTCCCGTCAGAAGAGGTCTCAGACACGGAACAGGGTCAGGGCCAGGGTCAACAAACTGTCAGCGCGGGGGTGGAAAGTACTGGTAATGAAACGGGGTTTATCAGAAGGCGGGCAAGAAGTTTGAGTCATACACTAGGGGAGTTTTTGGGTGTTAGTGCTGCCCCGTCAAGAGCGGCTTCTCAAagtgaagaggatgggggggttttgGCTAGAGCGAGGACCTcggggggtgaggggagaaggggataTAATAGTGTGGAGACTTTATAA
- the ade1 gene encoding Bifunctional purine biosynthetic protein ADE1 (EggNog:ENOG503NXWQ; COG:F), translated as MSSLRILLVGNGGREHALAWKLSQSPYVESIIAVPGNGGTAGLPKVTNTTVVKPNDYPGLVEFAKKNNINLVVPGPEAPLVDGIEGYFREAGIPVFGPSREAARMEGSKTFSKDFMKKHNIPTAAYENFSDYEKASEYLKTVKHNVVIKATGLAAGKGVILPQTQEEAQQGLKDIMQDKAFGDAGNEVVIEEFLVGDELSILSFCDGTTIKSLPAAQDHKRIGDGDTGLNTGGMGCYAPTKLATPELLARVEREILQPTIDGMRKDGFPFKGCLFTGLMIAPDGTPKVLEYNVRFGDPETQTVLPLLESDLAKIMYACAGPIPYLEDVPVKVSNKFSTTVVVAAPGYPESYPKNIPMQVSAAPQDITIFHAGTKLTGDVLVTDGGRVIAANAVGESLRAAVDKAYEGVKLINFDGMYYRNDIAHRAFRESEASGKLTYAQAGVSIDAGNELVDRIKAAVATTRRPGADAVIGGFGGEVDLSQAGFPGAPIVVGAIDGVGTKLIIAQKMNKHDTVGIDLVAMNVNDLVVQGAEPFMFLDYYGCSRLDVSVAASFVEGVAKGCLESGCALVGGETAEMPDLYTGDDYDAAGAAIGVMKAEQRLPRKDAMVEGDVLIGLTSSGVHSNGFSLVRKVVQKCGLEYTDACPWDGSKSIGEALLTPTKIYVKPLLKVLASEPGAAAVKGMAHITGGGLTENVPRMLPKHLSAEIDVAAWELPPVFKWLAESVEPAEMGRTFNTGIGMVVAVAAEGVEGVVKGLEEAGEKVYTLGRLTKRPEGGNGCELRNLESWA; from the coding sequence ATGTCGTCTCTTCGGATCCTGCTGGTCGGCAACGGTGGCCGCGAGCACGCCCTTGCCTGGAAGCTCTCCCAATCGCCATATGTGGAGTCCATCATCGCCGTTCCTGGCAACGGCGGCACCGCGGGGTTGCCCAAGGtgaccaacaccaccgtcgtTAAGCCCAACGACTACCCCGGCCTCGTCGAGTTCGCAAAGAAGAACAACATTAACCTCGTCGTCCCTGGCCCGGAGGCGCCCCTCGTCGACGGTATCGAGGGCTACTTCCGCGAGGCCGGCATCCCCGTCTTTGGCCCCTCCAGGGAGGCCGCGCGCATGGAGGGCAGCAAGACCTTTTCCAAGGACTTTATGAAGAAGCACAACATCCCGACTGCCGCCTACGAGAACTTTTCCGACTACGAAAAGGCCAGCGAGTATCTGAAGACTGTCAAGCACAATGTTGTCATCAAGGCCACTGGTTTGGCTGCTGGCAAGGGTGTTATCCTTCCCCAGACTCAGGAGGAGGCTCAGCAGGGTTTGAAGGATATCATGCAGGACAAGGCGTttggtgatgctggcaaCGAGGTCGTCATTGAGGAATTTTTGGTTGGTGACGAGCTGAGCATCCTGTCTTTCTGCGACGGTACCACGATCAAGTCCCTGCCTGCTGCCCAGGATCACAAGCGAATTGGCGATGGCGACACTGGGCTGAACACTGGCGGTATGGGATGCTATGCGCCCACTAAGCTCGCTACCCCTGAGCTCCTCGCTCGTGTTGAGCGCGAGATTCTTCAGCCTACCATTGATGGTATGCGCAAGGATGGCTTCCCCTTCAAGGGCTGCCTTTTTACTGGCCTGATGATTGCCCCTGATGGCACCCCCAAGGTACTCGAGTACAACGTCCGCTTTGGCGACCCGGAGACCCAGACGGTTCTGCCATTGCTCGAGTCCGATCTCGCCAAGATCATGTACGCCTGCGCCGGCCCTATCCCCTACCTCGAGGACGTCCCCGTCAAGGTGTCCAACAAGTTTTCCACCAccgtggtggttgctgcCCCTGGCTACCCCGAGTCATACCCCAAGAATATCCCCATGCAGGTGTCAGCTGCTCCCCAAGATATCACCATCTTCCACGCTGGTACCAAGCTAACTGGTGACGTTTTGGTCACTGATGGTGGCCGTGTCATTGCTGCGAATGCTGTTGGCGAGTCTCTCCGTGCCGCTGTTGACAAGGCGTATGAGGGCGTCAAGCTCATCAACTTTGATGGCATGTACTACCGCAACGACATTGCTCACCGTGCTTTCCGTGAGTCAGAGGCTTCTGGCAAGCTCACTTATGCCCAAGCTGGTGTGAGCATCGATGCTGGAAACGAGCTTGTCGACCGCATCAAGGCTGCCGTGgccaccacccgccgcccTGGCGCCGACGCTGTGATCGGTGGCTTCGGTGGAGAGGTCGATCTCTCCCAGGCCGGTTTCCCCGGTGCACCCATCGTTGTCGGTGCCATCGACGGTGTCGGCACCAAGCTCATCATTGCCCAGAAGATGAACAAGCACGACACCGTTGGTATTGATCTCGTCGCCATGAACGTCAACGATCTTGTCGTCCAGGGTGCTGAGCCCTTCATGTTCCTCGATTACTACGGCTGCAGTCGCCTTGATGTGTCCGTTGCTGCTTCTTTcgttgagggtgttgccaAGGGCTGCCTCGAGTCTGGCTGTGCTCTTGTTGGAGGTGAAACGGCTGAGATGCCTGACCTCTACACTGGCGATGACTACGATGCTGCCGGCGCCGCCATTGGTGTCATGAAGGCTGAGCAGCGTCTCCCCCGCAAGGATGCCATGGTTGAAGGCGATGTCCTCATCGGTCTTACCTCTTCTGGTGTTCACTCCAATGGTTTCTCACTCGTCCGCAAGGTCGTTCAGAAGTGTGGCCTTGAGTACACAGATGCCTGCCCATGGGACGGCTCCAAGTCTATCGGCGAGGCGCTTTTGACCCCCACGAAGATCTATGTCAAGCCTTTGCTCAAGGTTCTGGCTTCTGAGcccggtgctgctgctgtcaaggGTATGGCGCATAtcactggtggtggtctgaCTGAAAACGTCCCCCGCATGTTGCCCAAGCACCTCTCTGCTGAGATTGATGTCGCGGCGTGGGAGTTGCCGCCTGTGTTCAAGTGGCTTGCCGAGAGCGTTGAGCCCGCCGAGATGGGCAGGACGTTCAACACTGGTATTGGCatggtggttgctgttgctgctgagggtgttgagggtgttgttaaggggttggaggaggctggtgaGAAGGTGTATACTTTGGGTAGGTTGACGAAGAGGCCGGAGGGTGGTAATGGGTGTGAGTTGAGGAATTTGGAGAGCTGGGCTTAG